In Tenacibaculum pacificus, a single window of DNA contains:
- a CDS encoding Ppx/GppA phosphatase family protein yields the protein MLKIKKYGAIDIGSNAVRLLISNVIEQKDKEPLFKKSSLVRVPIRLGSDSFVSGIISKENIDRMVDAMAAFKLIMKVHGVEKYKACATSAMREAENGTEVIDTIFKETEIQIDVINGKKEAAIIFSTDLHHLIKSESTYLYVDVGGGSTEFTLFSKGRIVKSKSFKIGTVRLINNKKTENNIIFKEVQEWVEENTKNYKRISLIGSGGNINKIFKMSGREVGKPISYIYLNAQYQFLKNMTYKDRISELSLNPDRADVIVPATKIYLSAMKWSGARKIFVPKIGLSDGIIKSLYFNNL from the coding sequence ATTTTGAAAATTAAAAAATATGGCGCTATAGATATTGGTTCTAATGCCGTAAGACTCTTAATATCAAATGTTATTGAGCAAAAAGACAAAGAACCTTTATTTAAAAAATCATCTCTAGTACGAGTTCCAATTCGTTTAGGTAGTGACTCCTTTGTTTCTGGTATAATATCAAAAGAAAATATCGATCGAATGGTTGATGCTATGGCTGCTTTTAAACTGATAATGAAAGTTCACGGTGTTGAAAAATATAAAGCATGCGCTACCTCAGCTATGAGGGAAGCTGAAAATGGAACGGAAGTTATAGACACTATTTTTAAAGAAACCGAAATTCAAATTGATGTTATTAACGGTAAAAAAGAAGCTGCTATTATTTTCTCTACAGATTTACACCACTTAATTAAATCGGAATCAACCTATCTTTATGTTGATGTTGGTGGTGGTAGTACAGAGTTTACCTTATTTTCAAAAGGTAGAATTGTAAAATCAAAGTCTTTTAAAATAGGTACTGTTCGATTAATTAATAATAAAAAAACAGAAAACAATATTATTTTTAAAGAAGTACAAGAATGGGTTGAAGAGAATACTAAAAACTACAAACGAATTTCTCTTATTGGTTCTGGTGGAAATATTAATAAAATATTTAAAATGTCAGGTAGAGAAGTTGGAAAACCAATCTCTTATATTTATTTAAATGCACAGTATCAATTTTTAAAAAATATGACTTATAAAGATCGAATTTCTGAGTTAAGTTTAAACCCTGATAGAGCTGATGTTATTGTTCCTGCAACTAAAATATACCTTTCTGCAATGAAATGGAGTGGTGCTAGAAAAATATTTGTACCTAAAATAGGACTATCAGATGGTATCATTAAAAGCTTATATTTCAACAACCTATAA
- a CDS encoding DUF2141 domain-containing protein, which translates to MEKIILTGIFIIIGILNGISQEKHTVTLHFKGMKSDKGSLYIAIYNKEDRFLKEPLKGSIIKIIDKKARVVLKDITVGTYAVSAFNDVNDNKKMDTNFIGIPKEPIGISNDAKGFMGPPKYKDAKFKVSENVVLTINVK; encoded by the coding sequence ATGGAGAAAATTATTTTAACAGGAATATTTATTATAATCGGAATTTTAAATGGAATAAGTCAAGAAAAACACACGGTTACATTGCATTTTAAAGGAATGAAATCAGATAAAGGTAGTTTATACATTGCTATTTATAATAAAGAGGATCGTTTTTTAAAAGAACCTTTAAAAGGAAGTATTATAAAAATTATTGATAAAAAAGCAAGGGTAGTATTAAAAGATATTACAGTAGGAACGTATGCAGTTTCGGCTTTTAATGATGTAAATGATAACAAGAAAATGGATACTAATTTTATAGGTATTCCTAAAGAACCAATTGGTATTTCTAATGATGCCAAAGGTTTTATGGGACCTCCAAAATATAAAGATGCAAAATTTAAAGTTTCTGAAAATGTAGTATTAACAATTAATGTAAAGTAA
- a CDS encoding peptidylprolyl isomerase has protein sequence MIVLTLIISSCKSVKYPDLENGLYADIQTNRGDILIRLHAKEVPMTVANFVSLAEGDNPKVADSLKGKPYYDNTKFHRVIKDFMVQGGDITGTGRGNAGYKFGDEFPMNEKGELIYKHDAPGILSMANSGKASNSSQFFITHKATPWLNGKHSIFGKVLEGQNVVDTIQQNDYINVVDIIRIGKEAKKFKAATVFEYELTNVVKKEAERKEVLAELKRKFQEEKGINKAVKTNSGLKILKLKEGTGKKVNPAIPTTVHYTLYLTDGKKIDSSLDKKAPFTFTLNDPNIPLIGGWKEGVKTMKEGDKSIFFIPYYLGYGESGLGPIAPKSDLIFEIEVLKVGK, from the coding sequence TTGATAGTACTGACGTTAATTATTTCATCATGTAAATCAGTTAAATATCCTGACTTAGAAAATGGATTGTATGCAGATATACAAACCAATCGTGGAGATATTTTAATTAGATTACATGCAAAAGAAGTTCCAATGACAGTGGCTAACTTTGTATCGTTAGCTGAAGGAGATAATCCTAAAGTAGCGGATTCTTTAAAAGGAAAACCTTATTATGATAATACCAAATTTCATAGAGTAATTAAAGACTTTATGGTGCAAGGAGGTGATATTACAGGTACAGGTAGAGGTAATGCTGGTTATAAATTTGGCGATGAATTTCCTATGAATGAAAAAGGAGAATTAATTTATAAACATGATGCTCCAGGAATATTGTCTATGGCAAATTCAGGAAAAGCTAGTAATTCTAGTCAGTTTTTTATTACTCATAAAGCGACTCCTTGGTTAAATGGTAAGCATTCAATTTTTGGAAAAGTATTAGAAGGACAAAATGTAGTTGATACCATTCAACAGAACGATTATATTAATGTCGTAGATATCATTAGAATCGGTAAAGAAGCTAAAAAGTTTAAAGCAGCAACTGTTTTTGAATACGAATTAACCAACGTAGTAAAGAAAGAAGCCGAACGTAAAGAGGTATTAGCTGAATTAAAACGTAAATTTCAAGAAGAAAAAGGAATTAATAAGGCTGTTAAAACTAATTCTGGATTAAAAATATTAAAATTAAAAGAAGGAACAGGTAAAAAGGTAAATCCTGCAATACCTACAACAGTTCATTATACATTGTATTTAACTGATGGAAAAAAAATAGATTCTAGTTTAGATAAAAAAGCGCCTTTTACTTTTACGCTTAACGACCCTAACATACCTTTAATTGGAGGTTGGAAAGAAGGTGTAAAAACTATGAAAGAAGGTGATAAATCAATATTTTTTATTCCTTATTATTTAGGTTATGGAGAAAGCGGTTTAGGTCCAATTGCTCCAAAATCTGATTTAATTTTCGAAATTGAAGTATTAAAAGTAGGGAAGTAG
- a CDS encoding FKBP-type peptidyl-prolyl cis-trans isomerase, whose protein sequence is MKLIKALAATVVTLSVVSCGNSQFKTKSSLATEVDSVSYGIGLDMANKIKMNFEDLDQDLFVQGFKNGMDSTNLLLDSKDINGILRSFFQKKQQEKMKEQQAAQAKKASAEFGDYKKEGEKFLAENKLKPGVKTTATGLQYLVLKEGKGAVPTASSKVKVHYHGTLTDGTVFDSSVDRGTPSEFGVGQVIKGWTEGLQLMKTGAKYKFFIPQDLAYGATPRSGGKIKPFAALVFEVELLDVTQQGLGAGHSKGDGHGHR, encoded by the coding sequence ATGAAATTAATTAAAGCTTTAGCAGCAACAGTTGTAACATTATCAGTTGTATCATGTGGTAATAGTCAGTTTAAAACCAAAAGTTCATTAGCTACAGAGGTAGATTCGGTAAGCTACGGTATAGGTTTAGATATGGCTAATAAAATTAAAATGAATTTTGAAGATTTAGATCAAGATTTATTTGTTCAAGGGTTTAAAAATGGAATGGATTCTACAAATCTTTTGCTTGACTCTAAGGATATTAATGGGATTTTAAGATCATTTTTTCAGAAGAAACAACAAGAAAAAATGAAAGAACAACAAGCAGCACAAGCTAAAAAAGCATCTGCTGAGTTCGGAGATTATAAAAAAGAAGGTGAAAAATTCTTAGCTGAAAACAAATTAAAACCAGGTGTAAAAACAACTGCTACAGGTTTACAATACCTTGTTTTAAAAGAAGGTAAAGGAGCTGTGCCAACAGCAAGTTCAAAAGTTAAAGTTCATTATCATGGTACGTTAACTGACGGAACTGTTTTTGATAGTTCTGTTGATAGAGGAACACCAAGTGAATTTGGAGTTGGTCAAGTTATTAAAGGTTGGACTGAAGGGTTACAATTAATGAAAACAGGAGCAAAATATAAATTCTTTATTCCTCAAGATTTAGCATACGGAGCAACACCAAGATCAGGAGGTAAAATTAAACCCTTTGCAGCTTTAGTTTTTGAAGTAGAGTTACTTGATGTAACACAACAAGGTCTAGGAGCGGGACACTCAAAAGGAGATGGACACGGACATAGATAA
- the pdxH gene encoding pyridoxamine 5'-phosphate oxidase — translation MSHDLSNYRKSYEKKELLKSNCPENPIELFRDWFFAADASEMVVESNAMNVSSIGLDGFPKNRIVLLKKYTWEGFIFYTNYNSEKGKAILNNGNVCLSFFWAGLEQQIIIKGKAEKLAENLSDGYFESRPDGSKLGAWASNQSETVNSRKQLDTQLKETSDKFEGKEITRPPHWGGFIVKPISIEFWQGRPNRMHDRIRYTLEEDFSWKMERLAP, via the coding sequence ATGTCACACGATTTAAGTAATTATAGAAAATCATACGAAAAAAAAGAGTTGCTAAAAAGTAACTGTCCTGAAAACCCTATTGAATTATTTAGAGATTGGTTTTTTGCTGCTGATGCATCAGAAATGGTTGTTGAAAGTAACGCCATGAATGTTTCATCAATAGGTTTAGATGGTTTTCCTAAAAACAGAATTGTATTATTAAAAAAATATACTTGGGAAGGGTTTATTTTTTACACAAATTACAATTCAGAAAAAGGAAAAGCAATACTTAATAACGGTAATGTTTGTTTATCTTTTTTTTGGGCAGGCTTAGAACAACAAATAATCATTAAAGGAAAAGCCGAGAAATTAGCTGAGAATTTATCAGATGGATATTTTGAGTCAAGACCAGATGGAAGTAAATTAGGTGCTTGGGCATCTAACCAAAGTGAGACCGTTAACTCTCGTAAACAACTTGATACACAATTAAAAGAAACCTCTGATAAATTTGAAGGAAAAGAAATTACACGTCCACCACATTGGGGCGGATTTATTGTAAAACCTATTTCAATTGAATTTTGGCAAGGACGACCTAACAGAATGCATGATCGTATAAGATATACTTTAGAAGAAGATTTCTCTTGGAAAATGGAACGTTTAGCTCCTTAA
- a CDS encoding DHH family phosphoesterase, producing the protein MILKHFTELKESLLQPKNIVIIGHRNPDGDAVGSTLGLKHYLDKKGHTTQVVMPNEYPDFLHWIPGSENVLRFDRQNKQSHRALDNSDLIFLLDFNALHRVGGDMQKTLEKYENDFALIDHHQQPDDFEYMYSDTSMSSTCQMVYNFIEMMGDVALIDKNIATCLYTGIMTDTGSFRFRSTTSTTHRIIADLIDKGAENDKIHSNVLDANSYSRLLLLGQALSNMKLYPEYKTAFITLSEEEKKKFNYEKGDTEGVVNYALSLKGIVFAAIFIEDKEQGIIKMSLRSKGKFSVNQFARNHFDGGGRDNAAGGKSDVSMEDTIATFTALLPTYEKELAASYEM; encoded by the coding sequence ATGATTTTAAAACACTTTACAGAACTAAAAGAATCTTTATTACAACCTAAAAACATTGTAATAATAGGTCATAGAAATCCTGATGGAGATGCAGTTGGCTCAACCTTAGGATTGAAACATTATCTTGATAAAAAAGGACACACCACTCAAGTAGTGATGCCAAATGAATATCCTGATTTTTTACATTGGATACCAGGCTCTGAAAACGTACTTCGTTTTGATCGCCAAAATAAACAAAGTCATCGTGCTTTAGATAATTCAGATTTAATTTTCTTATTAGATTTTAATGCATTGCACAGAGTTGGTGGCGATATGCAAAAAACCTTAGAAAAATATGAAAATGATTTTGCTTTGATAGATCATCATCAGCAACCTGATGATTTCGAATATATGTATTCTGATACTTCAATGTCGTCAACTTGTCAAATGGTTTATAATTTTATCGAAATGATGGGCGATGTTGCCTTGATTGATAAAAATATTGCGACCTGTTTATATACAGGTATTATGACAGATACAGGCTCTTTCCGTTTTAGATCGACCACAAGTACGACACACCGTATTATTGCCGATTTAATAGACAAAGGTGCCGAAAATGATAAAATTCATAGTAATGTTCTTGATGCTAATTCGTACAGTCGTTTACTTTTATTAGGACAAGCATTAAGTAATATGAAATTGTATCCTGAATATAAAACCGCTTTTATTACTTTATCAGAAGAAGAAAAGAAAAAATTTAATTACGAAAAAGGAGATACCGAAGGCGTTGTAAATTATGCACTTTCTTTAAAAGGAATCGTATTTGCAGCTATTTTTATTGAAGATAAAGAGCAAGGTATTATTAAAATGTCGCTTCGTAGTAAAGGAAAATTTTCTGTAAATCAGTTTGCAAGAAATCATTTTGATGGTGGTGGACGTGATAATGCCGCTGGTGGAAAAAGTGATGTTTCTATGGAAGATACTATTGCAACTTTTACAGCGTTATTACCTACTTACGAAAAAGAATTAGCAGCGTCTTATGAAATGTAA
- a CDS encoding DUF2147 domain-containing protein, with amino-acid sequence MKKILFTLLIISNLSINAQSVFGKWENWDEEENRVNSVIEIYEKDGLAFGKIIKITHKDRQGAVCDKCKGERKNMPILNMTILSGLKKEGNQWIGGTIVDVKNGKEYKCYITLENENKLKIRGYFGFVAFGRTAYWCRKK; translated from the coding sequence ATGAAAAAGATACTTTTTACACTTTTAATTATCAGCAACTTATCAATTAACGCTCAATCTGTTTTTGGAAAATGGGAAAACTGGGATGAAGAAGAAAACAGAGTGAATTCTGTTATTGAAATCTACGAAAAAGATGGACTAGCTTTTGGTAAAATAATTAAAATCACACATAAAGATAGACAAGGTGCTGTCTGTGATAAATGTAAAGGAGAGCGTAAAAATATGCCTATTTTAAATATGACTATTTTATCTGGATTAAAAAAAGAAGGTAATCAATGGATCGGTGGTACTATCGTAGATGTTAAAAATGGTAAAGAATACAAATGTTATATTACACTTGAAAACGAAAATAAATTAAAAATTCGTGGATATTTTGGTTTTGTTGCCTTTGGTAGAACTGCTTATTGGTGTCGAAAAAAATAA
- a CDS encoding HAD family hydrolase, protein MALKAVLFDMDGVIVDTEPLHKQAYFLMFDKVEIKVSQELYNSYTGQSTLEICKDLVAKFNLTIDATELVNYKRAFFKELFFSDKNDLQLLSGVLDLIKDYYNNGVTLVLASSASMVTIDNVFNKFDLNKYFKGKISGADLKASKPHPEIFLKAADIAGFDKKECLVIEDSTNGIKAAYDGGIYCVAYKSEHSKAQDYSLAQKVIADYNEIKYDLVKDVV, encoded by the coding sequence ATGGCTTTAAAAGCAGTTTTATTCGATATGGATGGTGTAATTGTTGATACCGAACCGTTACACAAACAAGCATATTTTTTAATGTTTGATAAAGTAGAAATTAAAGTTTCTCAAGAGCTTTATAATTCTTACACAGGACAATCAACTTTAGAAATTTGCAAAGATTTAGTAGCTAAATTTAATTTAACTATTGATGCTACCGAATTAGTAAATTATAAACGTGCTTTTTTTAAAGAATTATTTTTTTCTGATAAAAATGATTTACAGTTATTATCGGGAGTTTTAGATTTAATTAAAGATTATTATAATAATGGCGTTACCTTAGTTTTGGCTTCTTCGGCATCGATGGTTACTATTGATAACGTTTTTAATAAATTCGATTTAAATAAATATTTTAAAGGAAAAATTAGTGGTGCAGATTTAAAAGCATCAAAACCACATCCTGAAATTTTTTTAAAAGCAGCCGATATTGCTGGTTTCGATAAAAAAGAATGTTTAGTAATTGAAGATTCGACAAACGGAATAAAAGCCGCTTACGATGGTGGAATTTATTGTGTTGCTTATAAAAGCGAACATTCTAAAGCGCAAGATTATTCGTTAGCTCAAAAAGTAATTGCAGATTATAATGAAATAAAATACGACTTAGTAAAAGATGTTGTGTAG
- a CDS encoding SixA phosphatase family protein: MKTLYIVRHAKSSWLYEGIEDIDRPLKERGINDAHLFSKYLAKEIIRPDVFVSSSANRALHTAIIFCDNFKYPLSNLQIKRQLYNFSDGYLVKVVNALDDNFDSAIIFSHDHGINTFVNKFGDKPILHVPTCGIIGIQFKDNHWKNLKKGNTILVDFPKNHR; the protein is encoded by the coding sequence ATGAAAACACTTTATATTGTTCGTCACGCAAAATCATCTTGGTTATACGAAGGTATAGAAGATATCGATAGACCTTTAAAAGAACGTGGTATTAATGACGCACATCTTTTCTCAAAATATTTAGCTAAAGAAATTATAAGGCCAGATGTTTTTGTTTCTAGTAGTGCTAATAGAGCTTTACATACTGCTATTATATTTTGTGATAACTTTAAATATCCGCTTTCTAACCTGCAGATAAAACGTCAATTATATAATTTTAGTGATGGATATTTAGTAAAAGTAGTAAATGCTTTAGATGATAATTTTGATAGTGCAATTATATTTAGTCACGATCATGGCATTAATACTTTTGTAAATAAATTTGGTGATAAACCAATATTACACGTACCTACCTGCGGAATTATTGGTATTCAGTTTAAAGATAATCATTGGAAAAACTTAAAAAAGGGAAACACTATTTTAGTAGATTTCCCTAAAAATCATAGATAA
- a CDS encoding OmpA family protein, with product MKKLLLTGALLAFYFTASAQDLPTNAEPGKCYVRCKTPEVWKNQDVTIEIAPAYKRIVTHPTEYKSVTESVLVDEGSQKLVIVPAKYTTETYSVVSKEASQRIERALSKPSSATETIVTKEASQRLQLVPAKYEMRDVVVVTKEASQRLEIVPAKYETRDVVVVTREASQRLVKIPAKSSVVTESIVVKEAAQRLEIVPAKYEMRDVVVTVKEASQRIEVVPAKYEMRDVTVMVKEASQRLVVVPAVYGTETISYKKRDYGSKLSVIPASFNNDSETIEIKAKSARWQMSEKAPDCESSDPNDCRYWCYKEVPAQYQTINKTVLGKDAAVVSTPECNESTSPNGCGNATYTKRVVKTPPTTRVVDIPEVTKVIKKRVMVTPPTTRAIDVPAITKVIKKRVMTTPPSTRTIAIPEVTQTVKRTVITPETTRVVEIPEITKIVKKTVMVTPPSTRTIAIPEVTKIIKKRVMVTPPTTRVIAIPEVTTTIARVIPAVTTTKVIDIPEVTTTLQKTVMATPPTSKEIKGKAVYRTLKKTVLVKDAWKEEIPVAAKYKSISQEVLVSKGGLTSWKEVECKLVENTLLPINWNLGSSTLTSGAKRLIDTRLLPILKTGVAAAVESHTDARGSNVNNQSLSEKRARSVVNYLISKGVNASQLTANGYGESKLTNRCADGVSCTEREHAANRRTTFRVINQK from the coding sequence ATGAAAAAACTACTATTAACGGGAGCTTTATTAGCTTTCTACTTCACTGCCTCGGCACAAGATTTGCCGACAAATGCAGAACCCGGAAAATGTTATGTACGTTGTAAAACTCCAGAAGTATGGAAAAACCAAGATGTAACTATTGAAATAGCGCCAGCCTATAAAAGAATTGTTACACATCCAACTGAGTACAAATCTGTAACTGAAAGCGTTTTAGTTGACGAAGGAAGTCAGAAATTGGTTATTGTACCAGCTAAATACACAACTGAAACATATTCTGTTGTTAGTAAAGAAGCTAGTCAGCGTATTGAAAGAGCTTTATCTAAACCTTCTTCTGCTACAGAAACTATAGTAACAAAAGAAGCATCACAAAGATTACAATTAGTTCCAGCTAAATATGAAATGCGTGATGTTGTTGTTGTTACTAAAGAAGCTTCTCAACGTTTAGAAATTGTTCCAGCTAAATACGAAACAAGAGATGTTGTTGTTGTTACTAGAGAAGCTAGTCAACGTTTAGTTAAGATACCTGCTAAATCAAGTGTTGTAACTGAATCAATTGTTGTTAAAGAAGCTGCTCAACGTTTAGAAATTGTTCCAGCTAAATATGAAATGCGTGATGTTGTTGTTACTGTTAAAGAAGCATCTCAACGTATTGAAGTTGTACCTGCTAAATATGAAATGCGTGATGTTACTGTAATGGTAAAAGAAGCTTCTCAGCGTTTAGTTGTAGTTCCTGCTGTTTACGGAACTGAAACTATTTCTTACAAGAAAAGAGATTACGGTTCTAAATTAAGTGTTATACCTGCTTCATTTAATAACGATAGTGAAACTATTGAAATTAAAGCAAAATCTGCTAGATGGCAAATGAGCGAAAAAGCACCTGATTGTGAATCTTCTGACCCTAACGACTGTCGTTACTGGTGTTATAAAGAAGTACCTGCACAATACCAAACAATTAATAAAACTGTTTTAGGTAAAGATGCTGCTGTTGTTTCTACTCCTGAGTGTAATGAAAGTACTTCTCCTAATGGATGTGGTAATGCTACTTATACAAAAAGAGTTGTTAAAACACCTCCTACGACTAGAGTTGTTGATATCCCTGAAGTAACTAAAGTTATTAAGAAAAGAGTTATGGTAACTCCTCCTACAACTAGAGCTATTGATGTTCCTGCTATAACTAAAGTTATCAAGAAAAGAGTTATGACAACTCCTCCTTCAACTAGAACTATAGCTATTCCTGAAGTAACTCAAACAGTAAAAAGAACTGTTATTACTCCTGAAACAACTAGAGTTGTTGAAATTCCTGAAATAACTAAAATAGTTAAGAAAACAGTTATGGTAACTCCTCCATCAACTAGAACAATAGCTATTCCTGAGGTAACAAAAATTATTAAGAAAAGAGTAATGGTAACTCCTCCAACTACAAGAGTTATTGCCATTCCTGAAGTAACTACTACAATTGCAAGAGTTATTCCTGCGGTTACTACAACTAAAGTTATTGATATTCCTGAAGTAACTACTACATTACAGAAAACTGTAATGGCTACTCCTCCTACATCTAAAGAGATTAAAGGAAAAGCTGTTTATAGAACTTTAAAGAAAACTGTTTTAGTAAAAGATGCTTGGAAAGAAGAAATTCCTGTAGCTGCTAAATATAAATCAATTAGTCAAGAAGTATTAGTTTCTAAAGGTGGATTAACATCTTGGAAAGAAGTTGAATGTAAATTAGTTGAAAATACTCTGTTACCAATTAACTGGAACTTAGGTAGTTCAACATTAACTTCTGGTGCTAAACGTTTAATTGATACTAGGTTATTACCAATTTTAAAAACTGGTGTAGCTGCAGCTGTTGAATCTCATACAGATGCAAGAGGTAGTAATGTAAACAACCAATCTTTATCTGAAAAAAGAGCAAGATCAGTTGTAAACTATTTAATCTCTAAAGGAGTTAATGCTAGTCAATTAACTGCTAACGGTTATGGTGAAAGTAAATTAACTAACAGATGTGCTGATGGTGTTTCTTGTACAGAACGTGAGCACGCTGCTAACCGTAGAACAACTTTTAGAGTTATTAATCAGAAATAA
- a CDS encoding nucleoside-diphosphate kinase, giving the protein MATNRTFTMIKPDGVENGHTGAILDKINAAGFRIVALKKTQMTKSDAEAFYAVHNERPFFGELVEFMTRGPIVAAILEKDNAVEDFRTLIGATNPAEAAEGTIRKMFATSIGENAVHGSDSDENAAIEGAFHFSGREMF; this is encoded by the coding sequence ATGGCTACAAATAGAACTTTTACGATGATTAAACCAGATGGTGTTGAAAACGGACACACTGGAGCAATTTTAGACAAAATTAATGCTGCAGGTTTTAGAATCGTAGCTTTGAAAAAAACGCAAATGACTAAAAGTGATGCAGAAGCTTTTTATGCTGTGCACAACGAACGTCCTTTTTTCGGAGAATTAGTTGAATTTATGACTCGTGGTCCTATTGTGGCTGCTATCTTAGAAAAAGACAACGCTGTTGAAGATTTTAGAACTTTAATCGGTGCTACTAATCCTGCTGAAGCTGCTGAAGGAACAATCCGTAAAATGTTTGCTACTTCTATCGGTGAAAACGCTGTTCACGGATCTGATTCTGATGAAAATGCTGCTATCGAAGGTGCTTTTCATTTTTCTGGAAGAGAAATGTTTTAA
- a CDS encoding phosphatase PAP2 family protein, which yields MEDIIQKDQQLLIYLNNLGSEQWDWLWLGITNQFNWIPLFIFLIFLLFKHLGWKKAVFTLLFIAILITFSDQLTNAIRRTFERLRPNNNLAIQDSLRTLINPQNYSFVSGRTTTSTVITVFLIMLLRKYVPSIKYLVLFPLIFAYSRLYLGVHFPIDILCGFINGLTIGYLAAKLYQFLSNKIFR from the coding sequence ATGGAAGATATCATACAAAAAGACCAACAACTTCTTATCTATTTAAATAATTTAGGAAGTGAACAATGGGATTGGCTTTGGTTAGGAATTACAAATCAGTTTAATTGGATTCCTTTATTTATATTTTTAATATTCTTGCTTTTTAAACATCTTGGCTGGAAAAAAGCAGTGTTTACATTGTTATTCATAGCTATTTTAATTACTTTTTCTGACCAATTAACAAATGCGATTAGACGTACTTTTGAAAGGTTAAGACCAAATAATAATCTGGCAATACAAGATTCGTTAAGAACATTAATAAATCCGCAGAATTATAGTTTTGTGTCTGGTCGTACAACTACATCTACGGTTATTACGGTTTTTTTAATCATGCTTTTAAGAAAATATGTGCCATCTATTAAATATTTGGTGTTGTTTCCACTAATTTTTGCATATAGTAGATTGTACTTAGGAGTTCATTTTCCTATTGATATACTTTGTGGTTTTATAAACGGATTAACAATAGGTTATTTAGCGGCTAAATTATATCAGTTTTTATCAAATAAAATATTTCGTTAA
- the gldI gene encoding gliding motility-associated peptidyl-prolyl isomerase GldI, which produces MKCNLIFFLLIILTVVSCKDTEARRPKKQGTVNFYKEVVKKNKKLNALEKKRLENWISKDTVHTYKASKNGFWYRYVVKDSVNLVQPKAKSSVLISYDISDIHGNIIYQKQEKTYKVDQEDFIPALQDGIKLMKKGEIITFVIPSYRAFGVIGDGEKIMVNQPIQSTVTLIEIK; this is translated from the coding sequence ATGAAATGTAATCTTATTTTTTTCTTATTGATTATTTTAACGGTAGTTTCTTGTAAAGATACCGAAGCTAGAAGACCAAAAAAACAAGGTACTGTTAACTTTTATAAAGAAGTAGTCAAGAAAAATAAAAAGTTAAATGCTTTAGAAAAAAAGCGTTTAGAAAATTGGATTTCTAAAGATACTGTTCATACATATAAAGCTTCTAAAAATGGATTCTGGTACAGATATGTTGTAAAAGATTCGGTAAATTTAGTACAACCAAAGGCTAAAAGTAGTGTGTTGATATCTTATGATATTTCAGATATACACGGAAATATTATTTATCAGAAGCAAGAAAAAACGTATAAAGTAGATCAAGAAGATTTTATTCCTGCATTACAAGATGGAATAAAGTTGATGAAAAAGGGTGAAATTATTACATTTGTCATTCCATCATATAGGGCTTTTGGTGTTATAGGCGATGGAGAAAAAATTATGGTAAATCAACCTATACAAAGTACAGTAACATTAATTGAAATTAAATAA